The Balneolaceae bacterium genomic sequence ATGGGGCGGGAAAGTCGTCCAGGAAGATGGTGGAAACGGCGGTTACAGGGTAGGGCAGTCCCGGCAGCGTTTTCAGGATTGTGGAGAAATAGAGAGAGCGAAATTGGCGGTCCGCCAAGGCAATGCTGTTGTAGAGGTAGACGCTGCCCGCTCCAAGAGTGCGCTCCAGCAGTACAGGGTAGGTGCGGGGATGAAGGGCAGTGGCGTGCACGTACACTTGTTCACGGAACTGCCCGCGGGGAAAGCCCCGGTGCCTTTGCCCTTCCCAGGCGAGAGAGTCGCCAATCCCGCCGAAGCCGGGAAAGGGATTTGACCGGAAAATAATGCCGCTTGCGGTGGTGTCGGCGGCGGGATAGCGGTCCGCGCGAAGACCCTGCAGGAACATCATACGCTCGTCCCAGACCGGACGCGTAAGAATGAGACTGCCGCCCCGGTTTACATAATGCGCCAACTGCCTGATGTCCCCCGCTGTGAGCTCTTCCGTACGATCGGTGGCCAGCACGAGGGTGCGCACCGAGGACGGTATGCGGAGGGAGCCGTCGCCCAGACTGTTTCGGGTGAAGGAAATACGGGCGTATTCAAGCGTCCGGGCAATGTGGCGCCCGGTGGCGCTACCGGCGGAGTCCTCCGGATGGTCCACCAGCATGACGAGAGGCTCGGATACATCGCCGTGGTCCATAGCCTGACGCAGCATATCCCCGTAAGGATTTTCTTGCAGGGCATCCCCGCATCCCGCTAGTAGGAGCGGCAGGAGCAGCCCCGCCAGTAGGAGAGAGGCGAGAAGGCGCCGCGGCAAGCTACTCCGCAAGGATTGGCCAGGGCTTGTCGCTATGTGTGCGGTAAAGAGATTCATTGATCAGGGCGTAGCCTGTTTCGTAGTTGAGCTGGTAGACAACGGATTGGGGGCTTTCGTAGTAGACCTCTGCGCTGCCCCCGCGCGCACGGAAATTTTTCACCCAGCGGCGCATGGCGGACATGCGCTCCTGAAGGTGCGGTATATTGCTCTGCTGAAAGTCGTACGGCGGCTTGGCGATGAACAGAAAAACATGGGGACTCGGGCGGTATTCATACTGCAGTTCCGCCCCGGGCATTCCGCCACCCTGCGCCTTGGTTCGGCGGTAGAGAGAGTCGAGCCGCGCATAATTCTGCAGGAAAAAGGGATAATCCAGGAAACGGCTGCGGTTCACGGTCAGGGGACGCATCACGGCCGGTGCAATAATCGAATAGCTTGTGGGTATGCGCTCGGAGGAGATGCGGTGAAAGGCCTGGTAGAAATTTCTGGGAAGAGCGTCCGGCGGCTGTTCGGCCGGGACACCGGTAGGACGCAGTCCGGAAAGCAGCGGAACCAGCACGACGGCGGCAAGGAATGTGCGGGGCATCCAGCGCAGGACGTCCCTCGGCGCAGCCGCAGCGCGGGACAGCGTCAAGCTGCCTGCGTGTACCAGGTGGCGAACCACCAGTCCGGCGGCTGCCGCTGCGGCAAGGGAAAGCAGCATCGGCACTTGCGGGAGACTGGTCCACTCTTCCCGCAGGGCGGGGGCGAGGCGGTTCAGGAGGGCCAGTGCCAGGAAAGCAAGGTAAAATATGCACTCGGCGGCGGAAAAGGCACGCACACCACCGTTCCAGATCCTTGCTGCTGCACGTGCGATGCAACAGAAAACCCCGGCCCCCAGGATGCCCCAGAGAAGACGCTGCTGCAAGACGGTGAAGCCGAAATCCCCGAAATAGACCTCCGGGTGGAAAAGCTGGGAGAGAAAAAACTCCCGGTAGGCCATGCCGTAACCTTGTACCATTGCTGCGTAGGAGGCGGCGCTGAGAAGCGCTCCCGCTCCGAACAGCAACAGGCGCCTGCCCGTCCCGGATTCCCCGCGGTCCCGCCGGAAGGGTTTGGTGGCCAGGTGTTCCAGCAGGCAGAAGGCGCCACCCGCCAATAGCAGGCCGAAGGCCATAAGGTCTGTCAGCGAGGTGGCAAGCACCATGGCCGGCAACAGTATGCGCGCGGGTCCTGGTGGAACGGCCCGGGCCTCTTCCTCTCCCCGAAGCAACAGCAGGGCGCAGGCGCCAAGGGCGAGTCCAAGCACCAGCTGGGTGTAGTACATGTTATGGGTGTAGGCCTCGCCCGCCACCAGGAGCGGTGCCAGGGCCCAGACGGAAGCCGCGGCCAGTCCCCCGTAGTGGGCGGAGCGGGAAAAGGCCTCCTCTTCACCCAAGCCGCTGCCGAGCAAGCGACGTACCAGCCGGTAGATCAATAGTGAGCCCAGCAGTGCGGCCAGCCCTTCTGAAATGAGCAGCATGAACTCCACACGGGTCTGTGTCAGGTCGCTGAATACGCGGACCAGAGCGTGATAGCCGGGGAGCTGGTGTACATCGCCCAGGACGGTCTGCAGGCGGAGGTCCTTGACTTTCTGCACGGCACCAAACCAGCTGGCGGTGACCGACATGGGCTGCGAGGCGAGCGACCAGAATCGAAGCAGGGGGGCGGCGCAGGCGACCAGCAGCACCGTAAACAGGCGGCGACGCCTCGAGGCGTGAGGTGCCAGGAACACCCTGCGCAGCCGGCGGCGCGCCAGTCTCAGGTGGGAGCCCGGGTCCTGTTCGAGACGCTCCAACAGTCCCACGAGGCCCACCGTCAGTGCGCTGAACCTGCCGCGAAGCCAGCTGGGAAGCGAGGGCGCTTTTCCCTCTCCTGAAGTACGTCTTGCCCGCTGCCAGGCAGAGCCCACGGCCAGGATGGCCAGAGCGGCCACTATCCCGACAGGACCATACAGACCTGAGAGGGCAAGGAGGAGTCCGGTCAGCATCAGCAGGCATGCCGTAATGCCGGCCCTCAGAAAGAATCCCCGTGCGGTGGTTCCGGCGCCCCCCCGGTACAGCAGGAGCGTGGCAAGGCAGGCAAGACCCGCCCAGGCGCCGGTACGCAGGACGGCGATAAGCAGTTCGTATTTCAGCTGGACATCCATGGAATCAGTAAGCAGAGTAGTAGTAATAGGGAAGATTGTCGAACATTTCGAGGAGGTAATAGACTGTCAGCCCAGCCAAGGTGAATCCGCCGGCAACCAGTCCCAGTACCGCGAACTCATAGGAGATGAGACGGCTGCAGGCGAAACCGACCGATGCGTTCACCAGCAGGGCAGCTGTCATAGCCCGCACCACCTTGGCCGGCCTGCCTATGGTGAAAAAGAAGAGCGTGTTCATGAGTCCAAGTGCCGTAAACAGGTAACCCAAGCTGGCCAGCCAGAAAACCGGATACAGCACCTCGTTGGAGAAAAAATCGTGAATGAGACGCACCTCGTCCGCAAATCCCCTCAGGCTGTGCACGGCAAAGTAGCTTGCGAGGATGGAAGAGACGGCCACGCCCAGCAGTATAAGCACCTGCCGGCGGTAGAAATGCCGGAAGAACGCCTTGAAACGGTGTTGGGAGGTGCGGGACAGCTTCTCCTGCAGGGGAAGCACGAGCTCGGAGAAGCGGTTGATGCTGTATTCCGAGGAGGCCGTGATGAGAATGAGTCCTATAAGTGCCCAGTCCATGCCCAGTTCATAAGATGTGTCGAACCAGAGCGGATATTCGGGAGGAGGTGAGCCAGCCGACCAGGCCATGAGCCTGTCCATGAAAAGAAAAAGAAAATAGAGGGTTCCGTAGAGGAAATAGCGCCGGTTCTGGTAGAACTTCTGTGCAAGAGGGGGCAGCGAGAAATCCTTGCCGTTGTTGCCGTTATCCTTTTGCTGTTGCCGGTCCAGAATGCGCAGCCCATGAACCGCCATGGCAAGAGCGGACAGGAGCATTCCAGTCCAGTGCGAGAGGTATATGCCCCATCCAAGCACCTCCATACCCAGTATCACGGCCGCGGTGCCGCCCAGGGTGGCATAGAGAATGGCCATGTAGCGCTCCATGGCGTAGAGCAGCGTGGAGGCCAGCAGCCAGGTGCCGATAAAAAACATGTAAGCGTTGCTCATGATGAGCATGCTGTGCGGGAAGAGGGGCGTGAGCAGGTTAAGCACGTGCAGTCCCAGCGCAGCGGCCAGCAACAGTCCCACACCCATTCCCAACACTTGGCGGGCGGTACGCGCGGCCAGGCCGGGGGTATCGCGCTGCAGGTAGGAGGTGATTTCCCGGCTCGCGTAGAAGGAGAGTCCCCCGGTTACCAGAAAGGCACTTATAGTGCCCAGCGCCACCATCGTAGCCTGAAACTCGTTGAAAAAGAGCCAGGCCCAGAGTGAATAGGAGACCAGCACCACGGAGAGTATCTGTGAGAAAAGGGGTGCCATGCCCAGGAGTCCTTTGCCGAAATGGCGCAGGAAGGTCCGGATCAGGGAACCCTCCCCGGGAAGATCCAGCGCCGGGGCTTTGTGCATGCCGTTCCTGCGCCTGCCGTTATTACGGGGGATGACAGGCGCTTCTGCAGTGCCGTTTCCCCCCTCCATTGGGTTGCCCGGTTGTGCTGACCGCTCTCTGGCCAACTCGTGTCGGATGTAATCGTACACCCGGTCTGCCAGCTGGAAAACGGAATCGTAGCCGTAGGTCTCCCGCACCTTGCGGTCATTGAGTCCCAGGAGCTCCAGCTGGATCGCCACGGAATACTTGGAGCTGGGCTCTTCCACCGATGCGCACACCTTCTCCCCCAGGTCGGCGACGACCTCGCTCTTCGTTTTGCTATGCAGAAGCGCTTCGGCCATAACTAGGTTGCCAGTTTGCGGACTACGGGATGCCGGAGTTCCTTCTTCAGAGGGGTGCGTAAGGCGTTCTTCTGTTCGAGGTAGCGCCGGTGGTAGTTTTCAAGGGTGATGCGGGCACTGTAGCGGTTGACCGCATGGCGGCGGGACCGTGCGCCGAACTCCTCTCGCAGCGAGTCGTTCTCCAGGAGCTCCACTACGCTGGCGGCCAGTCCCTCCACGTCCCCTGGTTCATTCACCCTTCCGCATTCGCCCAGCACCTCGCGGACACCCCCCACGTCGGTAGCCACCACGGGCCGCCCGCAGGCCATCGATTCCAGTACGGTATAGGGAGCGCCCTCGGACACCGAGGTGAGGATGGAAAGATCACCCTCGTTGAAGGCCTCCGCCGGGCTGTTGTGAAATCCTCCGATGATAAAGTGTTCGGAGAGGTTCAGCTCCTCGATGAGCGCTTCGCAGCGGCGTGTGTATTCGGGGTCGGCCCGGTCGTTGCCGTAAAGCAGGAAACGTACCGTGGGTACAGATTCCCGCACCACATCGCAGGTTCTGATCATGGTTTTGATGTCTTTGAGCTCTACCAGGTTGGCCAGGGCCACGACCGTGGGACGCTCGCTCTCCCCGCCTGCCTCTTCCATGGGACGGAATTTCTCCACGTCTACCCCGTTGATGATGGGGTGGATGCGGTCTTCCCTCGCACCGAACTCTTTGAGCCAGCCGGAGTGGGTGCCGGTGACCGGGGTAAGAAGGTCGGCGTGCCGGTAGGCCGCCTTGCTGATTACGATGCACAGATTGGAGAGGAGCGTGCGCGCATGCAGGCCGAAGGCCTTGTCCTCATCCAGGGCCTTGATACGTTCCCGCAGCCAGATGCCGTGGTCGGTGACCAGATAGGGCGTTCCGTACTCGAATTTTCCGAGGAGGGAGGGCAGGGCGGGAAAGCCTGCCGATGAGGAATGCGACACGTCCACATGCGGTACCGATACGTTCAGCGGCATCAGAAAGTGGTAGAGCCTACGCAGTCCCATGGTGGCGTTCAGAAGGTTGAACTCCCCGGTGGCCTGCTCCGGCAGGGCAGTGCGGTAGTGGTGTGATAACTGGCGATTGAAGATCTCCCAGGTCTGCACATGCCGGAGAGTGTTCTTGTAGTCGTGCCGGCGGAAATAGCGCCAGAGACCGTACAACAGTTCGCCTACCTGCTCCGGATCGCAGGCGAGGGGACGGAAGAGGCAGGCCAGAAAATCGCGAAAAAGGGGGATGAACTGCTCCTCCAGCGCAGTCTCGTCCAGGTTCTCCTTGAGGCGCGCGATGCTCCGGAAATCCCGGGCGGGTCTGCAGTTTGCGGCGGGCATCTCAGATCCCCACAGAGGCACCTTGGTGATGTGCCTGATGTTGCGCGGGAGGTCGTATTTCAGCTCGATGTCGGGATGGTCTACCAGACAGTAGAGGTCGAAGTCGACCTCCGAATCGAGACCGTCACAGAGGATTTCAGCCCAGGTGGAGACACCTCCGCTGCGCACGTAGGGGTAGGCGCCCTCCGTCTGGAGCATGACATGGACTGGTTCGGGCATAGTTCTCCCTAGATTTTCCCGGGTACCCTGCCCGGTACCATACCTTTCCGGGACGTTAGCTTTTTAGTTCGGGGTCCCTGCCCCGGTCCCTACCTTGTATTTTCACTCCTAAATGAAAATGTCTTGTACCGGCATTCTGACAGCCGGACTTATTTCCTGTACTGATACACCTGTTCCAGAGTATCGAGCTGGATGTTGCTGATGTAATACGGCTGGTTGAGGGTGTCCAGTCTTTGAATAACTTCGCGTTTCATGTCCTCCTCCACCGCATAATCAAGAATCAATACCGGTTTGCCCAGCGTGTCGGCAAAGGAGCGCATCCAGCGCACTGTTTCCCTGTAGTCCTGCACGCTGCGCAAGTTGTAGTTTTCGGTTTCAAAATCGTAATGGGTGGCGATGTCCTCT encodes the following:
- the pelF gene encoding GT4 family glycosyltransferase PelF; this translates as MLQTEGAYPYVRSGGVSTWAEILCDGLDSEVDFDLYCLVDHPDIELKYDLPRNIRHITKVPLWGSEMPAANCRPARDFRSIARLKENLDETALEEQFIPLFRDFLACLFRPLACDPEQVGELLYGLWRYFRRHDYKNTLRHVQTWEIFNRQLSHHYRTALPEQATGEFNLLNATMGLRRLYHFLMPLNVSVPHVDVSHSSSAGFPALPSLLGKFEYGTPYLVTDHGIWLRERIKALDEDKAFGLHARTLLSNLCIVISKAAYRHADLLTPVTGTHSGWLKEFGAREDRIHPIINGVDVEKFRPMEEAGGESERPTVVALANLVELKDIKTMIRTCDVVRESVPTVRFLLYGNDRADPEYTRRCEALIEELNLSEHFIIGGFHNSPAEAFNEGDLSILTSVSEGAPYTVLESMACGRPVVATDVGGVREVLGECGRVNEPGDVEGLAASVVELLENDSLREEFGARSRRHAVNRYSARITLENYHRRYLEQKNALRTPLKKELRHPVVRKLAT